Proteins found in one Aneurinibacillus uraniidurans genomic segment:
- the lpdA gene encoding dihydrolipoyl dehydrogenase produces the protein MVVGEFTTELDVLVIGAGPGGYVAAIRAAQLGKKVAIVDKSEVGGVCLNRGCIPSKSLISAAHRFEQAKDGHEIGINVGDVSVDMKKVQEWKQSVVSKLTGGVRSLLKGNGVEIIEGEALFVNENEVRVFHGYDVNRYHFNHCIIATGSRPIEIPALPFSDRILSSTEALTLDHIPNKLLVVGGGYIGIELGTVFAKLGAQVTVLEGSDGILPGFEKNMVQLVKKKLKKLGVEIHTNALASSSEVTGNGVKVTAKIGDKEEAFEADYCLVTVGRRPNTDELGLEAISMKMTDRGLIEIDKQCKTNVPNVYAIGDIVAGPALAHKASYEGKVAAEVIAGLPSEIDYLAIPAVVFSDPEMASVGLTEDQAKAEGYNVKTGRFSFGANGRALSVNETDGFVKVVADEADGRVLGVQIVGPEASDLIAEAGLAIEMGATLEDIALTIHAHPTLAEVTMEAVEAALGHGVHSLSK, from the coding sequence ATGGTAGTAGGGGAATTTACGACAGAATTAGACGTTCTCGTCATCGGAGCAGGTCCAGGTGGGTATGTGGCAGCCATTCGCGCTGCCCAGCTCGGTAAGAAAGTAGCCATCGTGGACAAGTCAGAGGTGGGTGGCGTCTGCCTAAATCGGGGATGTATCCCATCCAAGTCCTTGATCTCAGCGGCACACCGCTTCGAGCAGGCAAAAGACGGCCACGAAATCGGCATTAATGTCGGTGACGTAAGCGTTGATATGAAAAAGGTTCAGGAGTGGAAGCAAAGCGTTGTGAGCAAGCTGACAGGCGGTGTACGCTCCCTTCTGAAAGGAAACGGTGTGGAGATTATCGAAGGCGAAGCACTGTTTGTCAACGAAAACGAAGTGCGTGTGTTTCATGGCTATGACGTGAATCGCTATCATTTCAACCATTGCATCATCGCAACTGGCTCCCGCCCAATTGAAATTCCGGCGCTGCCGTTTAGCGACCGCATTCTGTCTTCGACGGAAGCTTTGACACTTGATCATATTCCAAATAAGCTGCTTGTTGTTGGTGGTGGCTATATTGGGATCGAGCTTGGCACTGTATTCGCGAAGTTAGGTGCACAAGTAACGGTGCTGGAAGGATCGGATGGCATCCTGCCAGGCTTTGAGAAAAACATGGTGCAGCTTGTGAAGAAAAAGCTGAAAAAACTGGGTGTAGAGATTCATACGAATGCTCTTGCAAGCAGCAGTGAAGTAACAGGCAATGGTGTCAAAGTTACAGCCAAAATCGGCGATAAAGAAGAAGCGTTTGAGGCGGATTACTGCCTCGTTACTGTTGGACGTCGCCCGAATACGGATGAACTTGGTCTGGAAGCAATCAGCATGAAAATGACTGATCGCGGCTTGATTGAGATCGATAAACAGTGCAAAACAAATGTGCCAAACGTATACGCTATCGGCGATATCGTAGCGGGACCTGCGCTCGCACATAAAGCGTCATATGAAGGCAAGGTAGCAGCAGAAGTAATTGCGGGGCTGCCAAGTGAAATCGATTATCTGGCGATTCCGGCGGTTGTTTTCTCTGATCCAGAGATGGCAAGCGTTGGCTTGACAGAAGATCAAGCAAAAGCGGAAGGCTACAACGTGAAAACAGGTCGTTTTTCTTTCGGTGCGAACGGTCGCGCCCTCAGTGTAAATGAAACAGACGGCTTTGTGAAAGTGGTAGCGGATGAAGCAGACGGCCGTGTACTCGGCGTACAGATCGTTGGACCAGAAGCATCTGACTTGATTGCCGAAGCAGGACTTGCGATTGAAATGGGTGCAACATTAGAAGACATTGCACTGACCATTCATGCGCATCCAACGCTTGCGGAAGTGACGATGGAAGCTGTAGAAGCGGCACTTGGACATGGGGTTCATTCCTTGTCAAAGTAA
- a CDS encoding methyl-accepting chemotaxis protein — protein MFMTTQEHEHRCDDFSALLKACSHLFDMFNQENTFIVSDTEKIVGYWEGKHIKFGFKVGSPLPANTVMRQAMDQKRKINQNVSEHESTFNFGYTGNTMPIYDDSRRVIGALGIAMPTYKQEILKKMASELMQTTEQTTTATEEIASGATSMADAVGALAVNSQNAQNALSTVGKVINLIKQVADQTNLLALNAAIEAARAGDAGRGFAVVADEVRKLASSTRENVEEISKNLMEMSNTIEEIAKEVKNLDGLAQQQAAATQEISASMSSLEENSRKVSEVAETLTQ, from the coding sequence ATGTTTATGACGACTCAAGAACATGAGCACCGCTGTGATGATTTTAGCGCTCTCTTAAAAGCATGTTCTCATCTATTTGATATGTTTAATCAGGAAAATACTTTTATTGTATCTGATACAGAAAAAATTGTAGGGTACTGGGAAGGAAAACATATCAAATTTGGCTTCAAAGTCGGTTCTCCCCTACCAGCGAATACCGTTATGCGTCAGGCTATGGACCAGAAACGCAAAATTAATCAAAACGTCTCTGAACACGAGTCCACCTTTAATTTCGGCTATACGGGCAACACAATGCCTATCTATGATGATAGCCGCCGAGTCATCGGAGCACTTGGAATTGCGATGCCTACATATAAACAAGAAATCCTGAAGAAGATGGCGTCTGAATTAATGCAAACAACAGAACAGACGACTACTGCAACGGAAGAAATCGCATCTGGTGCAACAAGCATGGCAGATGCTGTTGGCGCACTGGCCGTCAATTCACAAAACGCACAGAACGCCCTCAGCACCGTCGGCAAAGTAATCAATCTCATTAAGCAAGTAGCCGATCAGACAAACCTGCTAGCACTCAACGCAGCGATCGAGGCAGCTCGTGCCGGAGATGCCGGTCGCGGCTTTGCCGTAGTAGCCGATGAAGTACGTAAGCTTGCTTCAAGTACACGTGAGAATGTGGAAGAAATCTCAAAGAACTTAATGGAGATGTCGAACACAATCGAAGAGATCGCCAAAGAAGTCAAAAACCTCGATGGACTCGCTCAGCAACAGGCTGCTGCTACTCAGGAGATTAGCGCATCTATGTCATCTCTCGAAGAAAACTCACGCAAAGTAAGCGAGGTAGCGGAAACGCTGACTCAATGA
- a CDS encoding nicotinate phosphoribosyltransferase, with protein sequence MNQTMSTDLYQINMMYAYYKRGMENTRVVFDMFFRKPPCGNGYALFAGLEQALHFIENIKFTEEDLSYFRSLYPYEEAFLERLANMKFTGNIAAVREGTVVFAGEPLVRVEAPVMEAQLIETALLAMINHQTLIATKAARIVRAAGNDPVLEFGLRRAQGTEAGYYGARAAYIGGVAATSNIMAGRDFGIPVKGTHAHSFVQLFEDEQEAFRAYNEAFPDETTLLVDTYDVLGVGVPHAIEVGLELQKQGKKLVGIRIDSGDLAYLSKKARKQLDEAGLTDVAIVASSDLDEMLIRDLKTQGAKIDVWAVGTNLIVAQGCPALGGVYKLAAIQENGEWKPCLKISENPAKITTPGYKRLVRFYDEQSGQALGDLVAFAEEEIPSDMITLFDPLFPHKRKTIRRYRMEELLVPVIENGQRIGKPVSLEESRVHAREQLAHFSDEVKRLVNPHGYHVDLSQKLWDSKQELLQRSRL encoded by the coding sequence ATGAACCAGACAATGAGCACAGATTTGTATCAGATTAATATGATGTACGCGTACTACAAGCGGGGAATGGAAAATACTCGGGTTGTATTTGATATGTTTTTTCGGAAGCCACCGTGCGGCAATGGGTACGCACTGTTTGCAGGTCTTGAGCAGGCGCTTCATTTTATTGAGAATATAAAATTTACCGAAGAGGACCTGAGTTATTTTCGCAGTCTATATCCGTATGAAGAAGCGTTTCTTGAACGACTGGCCAATATGAAATTTACAGGAAATATCGCGGCTGTGCGAGAAGGAACGGTGGTATTTGCTGGTGAGCCGCTTGTTCGGGTAGAGGCCCCTGTGATGGAAGCACAGCTGATCGAGACAGCGCTGCTTGCGATGATTAATCATCAGACATTAATTGCGACAAAAGCAGCGCGTATTGTGCGGGCGGCTGGTAACGATCCGGTACTGGAATTTGGACTGCGCCGAGCTCAAGGGACGGAGGCGGGCTATTATGGCGCACGTGCCGCGTATATTGGTGGGGTCGCAGCTACTTCGAACATCATGGCAGGACGTGATTTTGGGATTCCGGTCAAGGGAACGCATGCGCACAGCTTTGTGCAGCTGTTTGAAGATGAGCAAGAAGCGTTCCGTGCATATAATGAAGCATTCCCGGATGAGACGACGCTATTAGTTGATACATACGATGTGCTCGGTGTTGGTGTGCCACATGCGATTGAAGTAGGGCTGGAATTACAGAAGCAAGGTAAGAAGCTTGTCGGCATTCGTATCGACTCGGGTGATCTGGCGTATTTATCGAAGAAAGCACGCAAGCAGCTGGATGAGGCAGGATTGACCGATGTTGCGATTGTGGCTTCAAGCGATCTGGATGAGATGCTCATTCGCGATCTAAAGACACAGGGAGCTAAAATTGATGTATGGGCAGTTGGTACGAATCTGATCGTGGCACAGGGGTGTCCGGCGCTTGGTGGCGTGTACAAGCTTGCCGCTATCCAGGAGAACGGAGAATGGAAGCCGTGTCTAAAAATATCGGAGAACCCGGCCAAAATCACAACACCTGGCTATAAGCGGCTGGTGCGCTTTTATGATGAGCAGAGTGGACAGGCGCTTGGTGATTTGGTGGCATTTGCAGAGGAAGAGATTCCGAGTGACATGATCACCTTGTTTGATCCGCTATTTCCACATAAACGAAAAACCATTCGGAGATATCGAATGGAGGAGCTGCTTGTACCAGTTATAGAGAATGGTCAGCGTATCGGAAAGCCAGTTTCGCTTGAAGAAAGCCGGGTGCATGCGAGGGAACAGCTGGCTCATTTCTCAGATGAAGTGAAGCGCCTTGTCAATCCACACGGCTATCATGTAGATTTAAGCCAGAAGCTGTGGGATAGCAAGCAGGAGTTGCTACAACGTTCACGTCTATAG
- a CDS encoding S-layer homology domain-containing protein, translated as MKKRNAAAGLLSLSMLFGGSAVSVFAAEPAPVLSSQAQNMTRGEFLLMLDKMVSLPDTAVHSQYKDVPAGSALSKVIDKMRANGVVAGNSAQINPNQPITQIEALAFVGRALGIPNKALPGSTVDLPKSHWAYGTATWLSAAGANIDWKQSDRILTTAEGDALLAQLLKTSPEAKQKLEQSQKAQAAVKSFKMNGTMTMQVKFDERALASMPSDARKQMDTLDEPLKMKIAAAFSLPDHIKMETEMKLPAMPGLAPEMKMEQYIIGHDMYMKVNMPGMPENKENPSGWMKASNAFPMDMKAMMEQQMQGIPPELEKNTFYSITKDGQLSYKTRINSLKDLMSMVQGMQGMGDMKAMFDEADKMVQSIYLQGTMKLDEKTQMPVVNNNQIVINFKPQQDMPLTQMIMTQDLTYSDYNADVKIELPAEAKNAQVVPMMGEKTATESGTKSTTK; from the coding sequence ATGAAAAAACGTAATGCTGCAGCTGGTTTGCTTAGTTTGTCTATGCTGTTCGGGGGTTCAGCAGTTAGTGTGTTTGCAGCTGAACCTGCACCTGTGTTGTCTTCGCAGGCGCAAAATATGACACGCGGTGAGTTTTTGCTCATGCTGGATAAAATGGTTAGTCTGCCTGATACAGCAGTACACAGCCAGTATAAAGATGTTCCGGCGGGAAGTGCCTTGTCGAAAGTGATCGATAAGATGCGAGCGAATGGCGTTGTTGCTGGAAATAGCGCACAAATAAACCCGAACCAGCCGATTACCCAGATTGAGGCACTGGCGTTCGTTGGCCGTGCGCTTGGTATTCCGAATAAGGCCCTGCCAGGTAGTACAGTAGATCTGCCGAAGTCACATTGGGCATACGGTACGGCAACCTGGTTATCAGCAGCGGGGGCCAATATTGATTGGAAGCAAAGTGATCGTATCCTGACAACAGCGGAAGGGGACGCACTGCTTGCACAGCTTTTGAAAACATCGCCAGAAGCGAAACAAAAGCTTGAACAGTCTCAGAAGGCACAAGCAGCTGTGAAGTCGTTCAAAATGAATGGTACGATGACGATGCAAGTTAAGTTTGATGAACGTGCGCTTGCTTCTATGCCATCTGACGCTCGCAAACAAATGGATACATTGGATGAGCCACTCAAGATGAAGATTGCTGCGGCATTCTCGCTGCCGGATCACATTAAAATGGAAACAGAAATGAAGCTCCCGGCCATGCCAGGACTCGCTCCTGAGATGAAAATGGAGCAGTATATTATCGGCCATGATATGTACATGAAAGTGAACATGCCAGGTATGCCGGAGAACAAAGAAAATCCGTCTGGCTGGATGAAAGCGTCGAATGCGTTTCCAATGGATATGAAGGCAATGATGGAACAGCAAATGCAAGGTATTCCACCGGAGCTTGAAAAAAATACGTTCTACTCGATTACTAAAGACGGGCAGCTTAGCTATAAGACCCGTATTAATAGTTTGAAAGATCTGATGAGCATGGTTCAGGGCATGCAGGGTATGGGCGATATGAAAGCAATGTTTGATGAAGCGGACAAGATGGTTCAATCGATTTACTTGCAAGGTACAATGAAGCTTGATGAAAAAACACAAATGCCTGTTGTGAATAACAATCAAATCGTGATCAACTTCAAGCCACAACAAGATATGCCGCTTACCCAAATGATTATGACGCAAGATCTAACATATAGCGATTATAATGCGGATGTTAAGATTGAACTGCCAGCGGAAGCAAAAAATGCTCAGGTCGTTCCGATGATGGGCGAGAAAACAGCAACAGAATCTGGAACAAAATCTACAACAAAATAA
- a CDS encoding YqeG family HAD IIIA-type phosphatase, with amino-acid sequence MITSLLIPDLHVDSIYDIDLVQLKQRGVKGIITDLDNTLIEWDRPEATPELMAWIKELKEQGFSVVIVSNNNEIRVSKVAEPLGVPYIHHAKKPTTNAFRKATRDMGLSVQETVVIGDQLFTDVLGGNRMGLYTILVVPVSQTDGLITRFNRGLERAALSWMRKRGKIPWED; translated from the coding sequence ATGATTACCTCGTTATTGATTCCGGATCTACACGTCGATTCGATTTATGACATTGATTTGGTGCAGCTAAAGCAGCGTGGTGTGAAAGGGATTATCACTGATCTGGACAATACGCTGATTGAATGGGATCGGCCTGAGGCAACCCCGGAGCTTATGGCATGGATCAAAGAGCTCAAGGAGCAAGGGTTCTCCGTTGTGATTGTGTCCAACAACAATGAGATTCGTGTATCTAAGGTTGCGGAGCCGCTCGGTGTTCCCTATATTCATCATGCGAAAAAACCGACAACGAACGCATTTCGTAAGGCAACGCGCGATATGGGACTGTCCGTGCAGGAAACAGTTGTCATCGGAGATCAGTTATTTACCGATGTGCTCGGCGGCAACCGCATGGGCCTATATACGATTCTCGTTGTACCGGTCTCGCAGACAGACGGCCTGATTACCCGTTTTAACCGCGGACTGGAACGAGCTGCATTGAGCTGGATGAGAAAACGCGGAAAAATTCCGTGGGAGGATTAG
- the yqeH gene encoding ribosome biogenesis GTPase YqeH produces the protein MEHDIYCAGCGVEIQTEDPKKVGYAPTQALEKETIICQRCFRIRHYNEASTVTLGDDEFVRILNSIGDTKSLVVQVVDIFDFNGSWLRGLQRFVGNNPILLVGNKVDLLPKNVNRNRLINWMRKSAADLGLKPVDVILVSAHKGEGIDRLVAAMNEYRRGRDIHVVGVTNVGKSSLINRLLKQFGESELDITTSQFPGTTLDVIEIPLDERSSLYDTPGIVNRDQILHLVAPSELKLLLPDKQLKPKTYQLNDKQTLFIGGLARIDFVKGEHQPFVFYVSNQLTIHRTKLEKADELYEKHLGELLSPPGKEMAENMPKLDRFTFKVPAGNQDIVISGLGWIALHGSGANVEVRVPKGVAVSIRPSLI, from the coding sequence ATGGAACATGACATTTACTGTGCGGGATGCGGGGTCGAGATTCAGACGGAAGACCCGAAGAAGGTTGGCTATGCGCCGACTCAGGCACTGGAGAAAGAAACGATTATTTGCCAGCGCTGTTTCCGTATCAGACACTATAATGAAGCGTCTACTGTTACACTTGGTGACGATGAATTCGTGCGTATTCTGAATAGCATTGGTGATACGAAGTCCCTTGTGGTACAGGTAGTTGATATTTTTGATTTTAACGGAAGCTGGTTGCGTGGTCTGCAACGCTTCGTCGGCAATAATCCGATTTTGCTTGTTGGCAATAAGGTGGACTTGCTTCCGAAGAACGTCAATCGTAACCGTTTGATCAACTGGATGCGTAAGTCAGCGGCTGACCTTGGTTTGAAGCCGGTTGATGTCATTCTTGTGAGCGCACATAAGGGTGAGGGGATCGATCGTCTAGTAGCGGCGATGAATGAGTACCGTCGTGGACGTGATATTCATGTTGTCGGTGTAACGAATGTCGGTAAATCCTCGCTTATTAACCGATTACTGAAGCAGTTTGGGGAGTCTGAGCTTGATATTACAACATCGCAGTTCCCTGGAACAACGCTGGATGTAATTGAGATTCCACTTGATGAACGCTCATCCTTATATGATACACCGGGGATTGTGAATCGCGATCAAATTCTGCATCTGGTAGCGCCATCTGAGCTCAAGCTTCTTTTGCCAGATAAGCAGCTGAAGCCGAAGACGTATCAGTTGAATGATAAACAGACGCTATTTATTGGTGGCCTTGCACGGATTGACTTCGTGAAGGGAGAGCATCAGCCGTTTGTATTCTACGTTTCGAATCAGCTTACCATTCACCGTACGAAGCTGGAGAAGGCGGATGAGCTGTATGAGAAGCATTTAGGCGAGCTGCTTTCACCGCCAGGAAAAGAAATGGCAGAAAACATGCCGAAACTCGACCGTTTCACGTTTAAAGTGCCGGCAGGTAACCAGGATATTGTCATCTCCGGTCTCGGCTGGATTGCGCTGCATGGGAGCGGTGCGAATGTGGAAGTGCGTGTGCCAAAAGGTGTAGCGGTCAGCATCCGTCCATCGCTTATATAA
- the aroE gene encoding shikimate dehydrogenase yields the protein MNSQTVIMGLLGHPVSHSLSPLMHNRAFDVLGLNMRYAAFDVEPARIGEAVASIRALGLRGVNVTIPHKVGVMEHLDEIDEEARFIGAVNTIVNENGRLIGYNTDGRGYVRSLVEETGVVLAEQSALMLGAGGAARGVAFALLASGLPKLIIANRTREKADSLVRDLGRIYPQAQLTAICTEEVDACVADVTLLIQTTSIGMHPHIDVSPLDAKYLHDGLLVSDLIYNPLDTKLLRDAAYVGARTHRGVGMFIYQGALSFEYWTKQQAPAQEMRETVMDALTHRK from the coding sequence ATGAATAGCCAGACCGTCATAATGGGACTTCTTGGCCATCCCGTCAGTCATTCGCTGTCACCGTTGATGCACAATCGGGCATTCGATGTGCTCGGCTTGAATATGCGTTATGCGGCATTTGATGTAGAGCCTGCACGCATCGGGGAAGCTGTTGCGAGCATTCGAGCCCTTGGACTTCGTGGTGTGAATGTCACGATTCCGCATAAAGTAGGTGTGATGGAGCACCTTGATGAGATTGATGAAGAAGCGCGTTTTATTGGGGCGGTCAATACGATTGTAAATGAGAATGGGCGCCTTATTGGGTATAATACAGATGGAAGAGGGTATGTTCGCTCTCTTGTTGAAGAAACGGGAGTTGTACTGGCTGAACAGTCGGCTTTAATGCTTGGAGCAGGAGGAGCAGCACGCGGTGTGGCATTTGCTTTACTTGCATCTGGATTGCCTAAGCTTATCATTGCGAACCGAACGCGGGAAAAAGCAGATAGCCTAGTTCGTGATCTTGGACGTATCTATCCGCAAGCACAGTTGACTGCGATCTGTACGGAAGAAGTCGATGCTTGTGTAGCAGATGTAACATTGCTTATACAGACTACTTCAATTGGTATGCACCCGCATATCGACGTTAGTCCATTGGATGCGAAATATTTGCATGATGGACTGCTTGTCAGTGATCTGATTTACAATCCGCTCGATACGAAGCTATTGCGAGATGCGGCTTACGTAGGTGCACGTACGCATCGAGGGGTTGGAATGTTTATTTATCAGGGGGCGTTGAGCTTCGAGTACTGGACGAAGCAGCAAGCACCTGCCCAGGAGATGCGTGAGACTGTTATGGACGCACTTACGCATCGCAAATAA
- the yhbY gene encoding ribosome assembly RNA-binding protein YhbY has translation MLTGKQKRHLRALAHHLNPIFQVGKGGVNDNLIKQIDETLEVRELIKVSILNNCGEDKHEVAEAIAEGSGAEVVQIIGSTIVLYKESQEHKTIELPK, from the coding sequence GTGTTAACAGGCAAACAAAAACGGCATTTACGCGCATTGGCGCACCATCTTAACCCAATCTTTCAAGTGGGGAAGGGTGGCGTAAACGATAATTTGATCAAGCAAATTGATGAAACGCTAGAAGTGCGGGAGTTGATTAAAGTATCAATCCTGAACAACTGTGGAGAAGACAAACATGAAGTAGCAGAAGCGATTGCGGAAGGAAGCGGCGCGGAAGTTGTTCAAATCATTGGCAGTACAATTGTGCTGTACAAAGAATCGCAGGAACACAAAACGATTGAGCTTCCGAAATAA
- a CDS encoding nicotinate-nucleotide adenylyltransferase yields MSFRNKKRRIGVYGGTFDPVHTVHLIVAERARDALALDEIWLMPARIPPHKQDKVITADRHRVEMLRRAVAGNPFFQINTVELDVQESMPSYTYDTMCRLIAAHQDVDFFFIIGGDMVEYLPKWHRVDELLRMVQFVALARPGYSMNTPYRERLIEVDMPQLDVASSQVRDLIRSGHSIRYLVPEAVRLYIEENGLYES; encoded by the coding sequence TTGAGCTTCCGAAATAAAAAACGGCGCATCGGTGTGTACGGTGGGACGTTTGATCCTGTGCATACCGTGCATCTGATTGTCGCAGAACGAGCACGTGATGCGCTCGCGCTCGACGAAATCTGGCTCATGCCAGCCCGCATTCCACCGCACAAGCAGGATAAAGTCATTACGGCCGACCGCCACCGGGTTGAGATGCTCAGGCGGGCTGTAGCGGGGAACCCGTTTTTTCAGATTAATACGGTTGAGCTTGATGTACAGGAGAGCATGCCATCGTATACGTATGATACGATGTGCAGACTGATAGCAGCCCATCAGGACGTGGATTTTTTCTTTATTATTGGTGGCGACATGGTGGAATACTTACCGAAGTGGCATCGAGTAGACGAGCTGCTTCGCATGGTGCAATTCGTGGCGTTAGCCCGTCCAGGGTATTCAATGAACACGCCGTATCGGGAGCGGTTGATTGAAGTGGATATGCCGCAGCTTGATGTCGCTTCCAGTCAGGTGCGCGATCTAATCCGGAGCGGACATTCCATCCGTTATCTTGTGCCGGAAGCGGTTAGACTATATATAGAGGAGAACGGGCTGTATGAATCGTGA
- the yqeK gene encoding bis(5'-nucleosyl)-tetraphosphatase (symmetrical) YqeK, with amino-acid sequence MNREQLLAAVKEQVTKHRYEHILGVVETAKKLAKRYDADKKKAELAAILHDYCKFWPEEKMKQIIEDTPHIPDDLLEYDKELWHAHVGAEVARRELGIEDEEILDAIRYHTSGRENMTLLERVVCLADYIEPNRQFPGVDELRKLAKEDLDRALAQALGGTITFLVNREKKIYPLTVLARNSLVKPKKKQAKEDA; translated from the coding sequence ATGAATCGTGAACAATTGTTGGCGGCTGTCAAAGAACAGGTCACGAAGCATCGCTATGAGCATATCCTAGGCGTCGTAGAAACAGCGAAAAAGTTGGCTAAGCGCTATGATGCAGATAAGAAGAAGGCAGAACTCGCAGCGATTCTTCACGACTACTGCAAGTTCTGGCCGGAAGAAAAAATGAAGCAGATTATTGAGGACACTCCACATATTCCAGATGATTTGCTTGAGTACGATAAAGAGCTATGGCATGCTCATGTGGGAGCGGAAGTAGCCAGACGAGAGCTTGGCATTGAGGATGAAGAGATACTGGATGCCATTCGCTACCATACATCCGGTAGAGAAAATATGACACTACTGGAGCGAGTTGTATGTCTGGCGGATTATATCGAGCCGAATCGTCAGTTTCCCGGCGTGGATGAACTGCGGAAGTTGGCGAAGGAAGATCTGGACCGGGCGCTGGCACAGGCGCTTGGTGGCACGATCACGTTTCTTGTGAATCGGGAAAAGAAGATTTATCCGCTCACGGTACTTGCACGCAACTCGCTCGTAAAACCAAAAAAGAAGCAAGCCAAGGAGGACGCATAA
- the rsfS gene encoding ribosome silencing factor produces MTELDIAKIAARAADDKKAQKVMLLDIQGLSVIADYFVICHGNSEPQVQAIVDNIKDSVEEAGATIKGREGYDDARWVLMDLGDVVVHVFHRDEREFYNIERLWKDARVVEFEE; encoded by the coding sequence ATGACAGAACTCGATATTGCCAAAATTGCCGCGCGTGCGGCAGACGATAAAAAAGCACAAAAGGTAATGCTCCTTGATATTCAAGGATTGTCAGTTATCGCTGACTATTTTGTAATTTGTCACGGGAATTCTGAGCCGCAAGTACAGGCGATTGTCGATAATATTAAAGACAGTGTGGAAGAAGCAGGAGCTACAATTAAAGGACGAGAAGGATATGATGATGCACGCTGGGTGTTGATGGATTTAGGGGACGTTGTCGTTCATGTGTTCCATCGCGATGAGCGTGAGTTCTACAATATTGAGCGCCTGTGGAAAGATGCCCGTGTTGTCGAATTCGAAGAATAA
- a CDS encoding class I SAM-dependent methyltransferase, translating into MSNSKNNTSYRRLADVYDHLMADAPYDQWMQVAVEVWRHAGVRPARVAELGCGTGSLTRYLLEHGLEVWGVDLSADMLHVAKEKVERSHPDAPVHWLCQDIRELTLRSQVDSVLCFCDTLNYIPDADGIQRVFAHVYEALVPGGTFLLDVHTPYKIAEVFGNESFTHQDEEVAYIWESTYDPEAEAVEHDLTLFVQEQNGLYRRFHELHRQQAYHLADLTDWLAAAGFELLSITADFTRQPVEADSERAFFAVRKPVRED; encoded by the coding sequence TTGTCGAATTCGAAGAATAACACCAGCTATCGTCGTCTTGCGGACGTGTACGACCATCTCATGGCAGATGCACCGTATGATCAGTGGATGCAGGTGGCGGTTGAAGTATGGCGTCATGCCGGAGTTCGTCCAGCTCGTGTGGCAGAGCTTGGTTGCGGCACAGGGTCATTGACCCGGTACTTATTGGAGCATGGCTTAGAAGTATGGGGTGTCGACTTATCAGCCGATATGTTACACGTCGCCAAGGAGAAAGTTGAACGGAGCCATCCGGATGCTCCTGTTCACTGGTTATGCCAGGACATCCGGGAGCTTACGCTTCGTTCGCAAGTAGATAGCGTGCTATGCTTTTGCGATACGCTGAACTATATTCCAGATGCGGATGGCATACAGCGTGTATTTGCCCATGTATACGAGGCGCTTGTACCGGGCGGCACGTTCCTGCTTGATGTACATACCCCATACAAAATTGCGGAAGTGTTTGGCAACGAGTCGTTTACCCATCAGGATGAGGAAGTAGCCTATATATGGGAGAGTACGTATGATCCAGAAGCAGAAGCGGTTGAGCATGACTTGACGCTATTTGTGCAGGAGCAGAACGGATTATATCGGCGGTTCCATGAACTGCATCGCCAGCAGGCGTATCATCTTGCTGATCTGACAGATTGGCTTGCAGCAGCAGGATTTGAACTGTTATCGATTACCGCTGATTTTACGAGACAGCCGGTGGAAGCAGACAGTGAACGGGCATTTTTTGCAGTGCGGAAGCCTGTCAGGGAAGATTAG